A genomic region of Fodinisporobacter ferrooxydans contains the following coding sequences:
- the nosZ gene encoding Sec-dependent nitrous-oxide reductase: MRKRTKQLVSVIAAAGLIGVTLTGCASDSSASNASASGGTSGASSDIEKAALATYVPFGQKDKYYMFASGGHSGQVYVVGVPSMRRIRTIPVFTPDPGSGYGFDDKTKAMLDGFHWGDVHHPALSETNGKYDGRWLFVNDNANNRAAMIDLKTFTTEQVTKPIPNISGPHCAAFVTPNSEYFMMPTRFSVPPNFKYSPLTDYDKKYSGMMAAMKIDPKTGHMNLGWELQLPPWDYDLSDEGKGPSNGWAFITTYNTEEATTNLEVNASQKDRDYTVMVNWKAAAKAAADPKNTYELNGAKVLDPTKVPGLIYLLPTPKSPHGVDVSPDGKYIVASGKLSPTVTVFSFDKIQKAIDNKDFAGMDHGLPILKFNDIKEAEVNVGLGPLHTQFDGKGYAYTTLFIDSAIVKWKLGDWKVVDKIGVNYAPGHSAASMGDSAVPDGKYLVSLNKIAKDDFLPVGPSHPVAMQLIDISGPKMKLLYTAPIDEEPHYAQIAPADLFHPINVYPKDTSNPAAIYNPKQAKVVRNGNKVEIWMTAIRSHFTPDNIQVNEGDQVTIHLTNLDRDESIAHGFAIESYDINEIVEPGQTKTFTFTAKKAGVYPFYCTNFCSALHQEMQGYLLVKPSQQ; this comes from the coding sequence ATGAGAAAACGGACAAAGCAATTAGTAAGTGTAATTGCAGCCGCAGGTTTGATCGGTGTCACGTTAACAGGATGTGCATCCGATTCTTCCGCATCAAATGCGTCAGCTTCAGGGGGAACAAGTGGCGCTTCATCTGACATTGAAAAGGCAGCATTGGCAACATATGTCCCATTCGGACAGAAAGACAAATATTACATGTTTGCATCAGGAGGCCACTCCGGGCAGGTATATGTGGTCGGTGTTCCATCCATGCGGCGAATTCGCACAATTCCCGTATTTACCCCGGATCCGGGCTCTGGTTATGGATTTGACGACAAGACGAAGGCGATGCTCGACGGATTTCACTGGGGGGACGTACATCACCCGGCATTGTCGGAGACAAACGGGAAATACGACGGCCGTTGGCTGTTTGTCAATGATAACGCAAACAATCGTGCCGCTATGATCGATTTGAAAACATTTACAACGGAACAAGTGACAAAGCCGATTCCGAACATTTCAGGGCCACACTGTGCCGCTTTCGTCACGCCCAACAGCGAATATTTCATGATGCCGACGCGTTTTTCTGTACCGCCGAATTTCAAATATTCGCCGCTGACCGATTACGACAAAAAATATTCCGGCATGATGGCAGCGATGAAGATCGATCCGAAAACCGGACACATGAACCTTGGCTGGGAATTGCAATTGCCGCCTTGGGACTACGACTTGTCTGACGAAGGAAAAGGTCCTTCGAATGGATGGGCATTTATCACAACGTATAACACGGAAGAAGCGACAACCAATCTGGAAGTCAATGCATCGCAAAAAGATCGTGACTATACGGTCATGGTGAACTGGAAAGCAGCTGCAAAAGCGGCAGCAGATCCAAAAAACACATATGAACTCAACGGTGCGAAAGTTCTCGATCCGACGAAAGTGCCTGGTCTCATCTATCTGTTGCCAACGCCGAAGTCGCCGCACGGTGTCGACGTATCGCCCGATGGAAAATACATTGTGGCGAGCGGCAAATTATCGCCGACAGTCACTGTGTTCTCTTTCGACAAGATTCAAAAAGCGATCGACAACAAAGATTTTGCCGGAATGGATCATGGCTTGCCGATTTTGAAATTCAACGATATCAAAGAAGCGGAAGTCAATGTGGGTCTTGGACCACTTCATACGCAATTTGACGGCAAAGGCTATGCGTATACAACGCTCTTCATTGACAGTGCAATTGTCAAGTGGAAACTGGGCGATTGGAAAGTCGTCGACAAGATTGGCGTAAACTACGCGCCTGGTCACTCTGCCGCATCTATGGGCGACTCGGCTGTACCGGATGGCAAATATCTCGTATCACTGAATAAGATCGCCAAAGACGATTTCTTGCCGGTCGGTCCGTCACATCCGGTGGCCATGCAGCTAATCGATATATCCGGTCCGAAGATGAAACTGTTGTATACGGCGCCGATCGATGAGGAACCACACTATGCGCAGATTGCTCCGGCGGATCTTTTCCATCCGATCAATGTGTATCCGAAAGATACGAGCAATCCGGCTGCCATCTATAATCCGAAGCAGGCGAAAGTCGTCCGCAACGGCAATAAAGTGGAGATTTGGATGACAGCGATCCGCAGCCACTTTACTCCTGACAACATTCAGGTCAATGAAGGCGATCAGGTAACGATTCACTTGACCAACCTCGACCGCGATGAAAGCATTGCACACGGTTTTGCGATTGAAAGTTACGACATAAATGAGATTGTGGAACCTGGTCAAACAAAGACATTTACATTTACTGCCAAAAAGGCCGGTGTCTATCCGTTCTACTGTACCAACTTCTGTTCGGCTCTCCACCAGGAAATGCAAGGATATTTGCTGGTGAAACCGAGTCAACAATAA